The Plasmodium knowlesi strain H genome assembly, chromosome: 14 genome has a segment encoding these proteins:
- a CDS encoding HD superfamily phosphohydrolase protein, putative: protein MNMQYNNIGPGCEISSVKEFLRNICLDREDKIIQNLELRNVRTVYDFLRYVSYLTVTSCTGMSNDENVDISSQSNVQFVNSHENNLQNDVNVNGKLTQRNGDLGNLGDPELCNGHSPANGVKGDRCNGVQKNGQQAEVTPNGGVVPNGGIVPNGGIVPNGGIVPNGGIVPNGGEVLNGRDNAATKNEVTYACKEIAAMQDYYERAKEKRNHAEKKGEYMYFDMYIKSEVIKTFPTTDRDKERLINYIYKVMDVNDLLMMCIHFGLPHLWPKFEQSKIRNVDLFKRIIIEGRKFERVKNEMGISFSEFVQILNFALSVKKKRIFCNNIFSQFDPCDCKNKKKHTKTICDKIHQFIEFDNWTFKNIIDNPFFQRLRNLSQLGVCQFVYPGATHTRFEHSLGVGYLSAKYFVHLCNRYNLSPYCGELNKMLRCVQIAGLCHDLGHGPFSHTFESFFMNYKKEDTDIKWNHASTSLKIVEHIIENLIDQDDVLDSTDIEIIKKLIRGREHHKSLCGVDPVDSLIEASYDIICNNMNGLDADKFDYLQRDATIAPPNGTLPSLNCNRIISQSSVINGHIAYNVKEIHPVWTVYMNRFSLFKQVYTHRKVRVMELMLCDGFRLADDIFKWSESLQDLDTFLDLTDSSIIYDIKNRAKKHKYDEKVQKSLNLINSVIHDRNSNHAYKYISEINLSEPQLIKYLKDIANEERIARYAHGLSPDDIVIDWNYLNYGMGANDPLDSVYFYSSDNEDEAFIAHKEYRGTHPRYFEECNVRLYCKNKMVAHLAKDAHNKFMSDVFSESSPLYRKKIVK from the coding sequence atgaaCATGCAATACAACAATATTGGTCCAGGGTGCGAAATTTCGAGTGTAAAGGAATTTTTACGAAACATATGCCTAGACAGAGAGGataaaattatacaaaaCCTGGAACTGAGAAATGTAAGAACCGTGTACGATTTTTTACGCTATGTTTCGTACCTTACGGTGACAAGTTGCACTGGTATGAgcaatgatgaaaatgtggATATAAGTAGCCAATCGAATGTGCAATTTGTAAACTCccatgaaaataatttacagAATGACGTCAACGTAAATGGGAAATTGACTCAGCGTAATGGGGATTTGGGCAACCTGGGAGATCCCGAGCTGTGTAATGGTCACTCCCCTGCGAATGGGGTAAAAGGCGACCGATGTAATGGGGTGCAGAAGAATGGACAGCAGGCGGAAGTCACACCAAATGGGGGGGTCGTGCCAAATGGGGGGATCGTGCCAAATGGGGGGATCGTGCCAAATGGGGGGATCGTGCCAAATGGGGGAATCGTGCCAAATGGGGGAGAAGTGCTGAATGGAAGGGACAACGCCGCTACGAAGAACGAAGTGACCTATGCCTGCAAAGAAATCGCAGCCATGCAGGACTACTATGAGCGAGCGAAGGAAAAGCGAAACcacgcagaaaaaaaaggcgagtACATGTACTTTGACATGTACATAAAGTCAGAAGTTATTAAAACCTTCCCCACGACGGACAGAGATAAGGAAAGGTTGATAAATTATATCTACAAAGTGATGGACGTAAATGACCTGCTGATGATGTGCATTCATTTCGGTCTACCGCATTTGTGGCCCAAATTTGAACAGAGCAAAATTCGAAATGTAGATTTGTTCAAGCGCATAATCATAGAGGGAAGGAAGTTCGAAAGGGTAAAGAACGAAATGGGAATCTCCTTCTCCGAATTTGTACAAATCCTCAACTTTGCCTtaagtgtaaaaaagaaaagaattttctGCAACAATATTTTTAGCCAATTCGATCCTTGtgattgtaaaaataaaaaaaaacacaccaAAACCATATGCGACAAAATACACCAATTTATCGAGTTTGATAATTGGacgtttaaaaatattattgacaatccttttttccaaagattACGAAATTTATCTCAGTTAGGTGTTTGCCAATTTGTGTACCCCGGAGCTACCCACACCAGATTTGAGCACAGCTTAGGAGTTGGCTATTTGTCTGCAAAATATTTCGTTCATTTGTGTAATCGCTATAATTTATCTCCATACTGTGGagaattaaataaaatgctTCGGTGTGTACAAATAGCTGGGCTCTGTCATGACTTGGGACATGGCCCATTCAGTCATACCTTTGAAAGCTTCTTtatgaattataaaaaagaagacacAGATATTAAATGGAACCATGCATCTACGTCTCTCAAAATTGTTGAACACATTATAGAAAATTTGATTGATCAGGATGATGTACTAGACTCCACGGATAtcgaaattataaaaaagttaataaGGGGTAGAGAACACCACAAATCGCTCTGCGGGGTAGATCCTGTAGATTCTTTGATAGAAGCTTCGTACGACATTATATGTAATAATATGAATGGATTGGATGCGGACAAATTTGATTATCTGCAGAGAGATGCAACTATTGCCCCGCCAAATGGAACACTTCCATCTCTGAATTGTAATCGAATTATTAGCCAAAGTTCCGTTATTAATGGCCATATAGCGTACAACGTTAAGGAGATCCATCCTGTTTGGACTGTTTATATGAACAGATTTTCTCTATTCAAACAAGTGTATACTCATAGGAAGGTCCGAGTTATGGAGCTGATGCTGTGTGATGGATTTCGACTCGCAGATGATATTTTCAAGTGGTCAGAATCCTTACAGGATTTGGATACTTTTCTTGACCTAACTGATTCATCCATAATTTACGATATCAAGAACAGAGCTAAAAAACACAAGTACGATGAGAAAGTGCAGAAATCGCTAAACCTAATTAACTCCGTTATACATGATAGGAACTCCAACCATGCCTACAAATATATTTCAGAAATTAACCTCTCGGAACCGCAACTCATTAAGTACTTGAAGGATATAGCAAATGAGGAGAGGATAGCTAGATATGCCCATGGACTTAGTCCAGATGATATCGTCATAGACTGGAATTATTTGAACTACGGAATGGGTGCAAACGACCCACTAGATTCGGTTTATTTCTACAGCTCGGATAATGAGGATGAGGCTTTCATAGCGCACAAGGAGTATAGGGGCACACACCCGAGGTACTTCGAAGAGTGCAACGTGAGGTTATActgtaaaaacaaaatggtggCTCATTTGGCGAAGGACGCGCATAACAAGTTCATGTCGGATGTCTTCTCAGAATCCTCCCCCCTTTACAGGAAGAAAATAGTCAAATGA
- a CDS encoding AP2 domain transcription factor, putative: protein MPMLRQMNDEMCAKEELSKVEKKIRRKCKGDKADNNDDGEHFTNDGNLPYSNYYAERNDDEGCNKSDDQSDDAPYNLGNAVSRNIRTDGVLNEGDVYHRKFNSGHAYDEEYSNVNDNTRGGMYEENVRIGEAVNKGGTNLESNLKESFMTMLNMKCNMQEGKIQDREISSYKEFLKNNSNADLSDPVTIYEENTNGKNGLDNVSNDDFVHQDKQHQCNEMSRDDFVKEYNESSSAYQDRENRGVTHFVEHKKAYDDRSGQFEDPPREKKKHPPKRAMGGAPSSGEYDSSEGNGDTLYCVKKENGSGGSNESVKGKELMTNEEEKYFSRDIAKKILNNMDLMYKLSRGTHSREDADANDEEEGDKFKMRLLNKYNTVNYVSNVIQDLSKNRGEDEREENDSGVDRIMGTSFGINMGAVAEGSDVNNKNGGNYKVINTNVNSGSDKHDLLIPSGGKVKALVNRRGKKKQTILTKSKENIVVGHDEEEEDYSKGMYIMHENNSSNASQNSNKISPGQDGIQSGNKLSGSSNSNGPNLQKRVECMMKGSSSINNYDYSSYGVNSKGNPVELMKSKQKYSSQAGEHKYVVGQNNNRSSSSTNPVYHISGNKMGKSKTESNGNINTYQNGEYSERESNLKNLDRKEEEATAFSNYNISMGNKTSKVREIAPNEFPVNSTMNNFCGLIQGNNRKNNDTKKSGANLVNINCEGRGVDHNQGSNNYKGMYTMDGDGTERANESVQYNCDENYSKEIPAKVNYHSVFSSRIRNVKGEKYSYLKKSKKCSNLANVNSDAHVETDGDYGGSYQRKDESANSQMKDPLRYKGGKSHKEESINGKNGKGENVFEEYDKGSDVSYPDEGHDRQGQENPSREFHQSCQSAQSDKSHQSHQVDMLTNLPPEVFQAGCTSNNAPARYVHKRYSRNGEGEVEQFYKVEEDEKSHVADHTHELNENEQKDEQNYCDQWNEHFLNALNDVKRKLKQASNKGDYSKSGSCSVSAKDVMNVEHEMENFTKNKNSLYLNNYEEISKAIFNITDNPKIDDLTKKKLLSRIENSFFTDKNDIMPLLHGEGEGDAMQGEMHQGDYMEVLAEQEEVVKGVSRCGSKCGSKCGSKCGSKCGSKCGSRNEAMGGTRNSNKSLPKNGTRIVHQGDHQERLGYFNQGESVRRSKKNEFKVQHTSYPIDGVRNRNSNECFGEHFDECFDENFGKRCSTLQQMMGPHEGQQSGGNADYAYEESKAHLYDMNGKENTKNVRVKGRRNKRSKKSMNVTDERGREDEALQLVGEGMKEKYETCDGIRNGMSGADNGNAVSSENISVVSSGKNEGNYVDEMNINLTHKNLVQEGPVKAPLGSRTLKRGKRPNNFKENNDHGELKKVAARKCERAKEVEKYGREVIDHADDRLFLYSNVGRGSSLGSGYTAGGETNVNNEEFSSRKFHPEGKKHSTQYVSMKDEAYPSVETNKSVYPRKRTEHEEEDLSLVSVRNEYDDGREMASTMSRYKSDDIFIKKYDLTNDEKKQKLYLADIMRSNELKQMNDSYFKLSSNFPSNLLSTSTSSSYSNDNLRGSTNNYSFNELSSNTLTSKFHLDESMPSNMNLSSQMYRNNYSSYEKKKKKSDKRNLSSLYNNTPTTYATCMNDSSSTTMKLIDHDISNDEIMNQKAKNYIMSVNGQNDKEGVKDNQNADMHMEYLTKEIIKGNKNIINLNKKTGDNKMQGEKNDMLVIPEGTPLSDALSSNPNLPYGLIVDGVDDHIGSHTIHANRTNLTNSNVGNDNVHVEASVKGYAERLNEKELAEDGKNHSENGKYLNFLKKKISSSHSDHKGSDVSNHMRHNMLHQIDVKSENEFLLNRNNSLNLNFGELSQGMLDYDNMEDEHSGVNSSRNHAYDGMVRVKDEKMCNSNFSDQVKMSESFGQQMVIDAMAPTDKEEQLGEDAANGTISETVSGTIMGAIDGSPTDQAVGLPSDAPNEPSNPSGSSPKNEIDISICTLANCPTHNPQVYTKNGSRKGDGQGEGGMMQEENDELKRIPGVYYDKNSQRWFGEHKINGVKCAQSFAVKKHGCEEAKRLAIEWKKARIRGEVWDRFINKKKKSSNSPNCVNKTAKTSRPSVEELRIKYLSMSKNMPKVRGVWFNSTPQRMGWVGQAYKKCKRIERIFSVNKYGFEGARKLAIAFRNSQKPSNEDSDEDSWSKNDKMAIEGGEENLNNYEYKNEYSGSNELTIKNNNSSSSSSNEINHTKIETKDTRINLCRDAILFILHDLETILELNIPMLHKNVNIYKICIKHHLNYLTLIKSEEQIIPYLNIFGDYIQRCILPTDLPYAELYVLIDSLVHNDILPSFDHKENFSEYAMAEDPGIITPSMLL from the coding sequence ATGCCAATGCTTCGACAAATGAATGATGAAATGTGCGCAAAGGAAGAATTGTCAAAGGTAGAGAAAAagataagaagaaaatgcaaaGGAGACAAGGCGGATAACAATGATGATGGTGAACATTTTACAAATGATGGAAATTTACCCTATTCAAATTATTACGCTGAAAGAAATGACGATGAAGGTTGTAACAAATCGGATGATCAATCGGATGACGCACCATACAATTTGGGAAATGCAGTGAGTAGAAATATTAGAACAGATGGAGTTCTCAATGAGGGAGATGTCTACCATAGAAAATTTAATAGCGGCCATGCCTATGATGAAGAATATTCTAACGTAAATGACAATACAAGAGGAGGTATGTATGAAGAGAATGTTCGTATTGGGGAGGCAGTGAACAAGGGTGGAACAAACTTAGAATCGAACCTAAAGGAATCATTTATGACAATGCTTAATATGAAATGTAATATGcaagagggaaaaatacaGGATAGGGAGATCAGCTCGTATaaggaatttttaaaaaataattcgaATGCAGATTTGAGCGATCCTGTTACCATCTATGAGGAAAACACcaatgggaaaaatggcTTAGATAATGTATCCAATGATGATTTCGTCCATCAGGACAAACAACACCAGTGCAATGAGATGAGTAGGGATGATTTTGTTAAAGAGTACAACGAATCGTCCAGTGCTTATCAAGATAGAGAAAATAGGGGAGTAACCCATTTTGTGGAGCATAAGAAAGCATACGATGATCGAAGCGGCCAATTTGAAGACCCTCcgagagagaagaaaaagcatCCTCCGAAGCGTGCAATGGGTGGCGCACCTAGTAGTGGTGAATATGATTCGAGTGAAGGTAACGGAGATACGCTTTACTgcgtaaaaaaggagaatggaTCTGGTGGATCCAATGAATCtgtgaaagggaaggaactcATGACTAACGAGGAAGAGAAATATTTCAGTAGGGACATtgcgaagaaaattttaaacaacATGGACCTTATGTACAAGCTCAGCAGAGGCACACACTCCCGGGAAGATGCAGATGCTAATGACGAGGAGGAAGGGGATAAATTCAAAATGAGGCTCCTCAACAAGTACAACACCGTGAATTATGTAAGCAATGTAATTCAAGATTTGAGTAAAAATCGTGGAGAGGAtgagagggaagaaaatgacaGCGGAGTAGACAGGATTATGGGCACTTCATTTGGCATCAACATGGGAGCTGTTGCGGAAGGTTCTGATGTGAACAATAAGAATGGTGGTAACTACAAGGTGATAAATACAAATGTGAATAGCGGTAGCGATAAACACGACCTTCTCATTCCTAGTGGTGGCAAGGTGAAAGCACTAGTAAACAgacgaggaaaaaagaagcagacGATATTGACAAAGAGTAAGGAGAATATTGTTGTTGGGCATgacgaagaggaggaagattaTTCAAAGGGAATGTACATCATGCATGAAAATAACTCCAGTAATGCTTCACAAAACAGTAATAAAATTAGCCCAGGCCAAGATGGCATCCAAAGTGGTAACAAATTGTCCGGGTCAAGTAATTCTAACGGACCTAATCTGCAGAAGCGTGTAGAGTGTATGATGAAGGGAAGTTCTTCTATTAATAATTATGACTACAGTAGTTATGGAGTTAACAGTAAAGGAAACCCTGTGGAATTGATGAAATCGAAGCAGAAGTATTCTAGCCAGGCAGGAGAGCATAAATATGTAGTGGGTCAGAACAACAATAGGAGTAGCAGTTCCACTAACCCCGTCTACCACATaagtggaaataaaatggggaaaagtAAAACCGAGTCCAACGGAAATATTAATACTTATCAGAATGGTGAGTACTCCGAAAGGGAGAGTAACTTGAAGAATCTTGaccgaaaggaagaagaagccaCAGCTTTCTCCAATTATAACATTTCCATGGGGAATAAGACAAGTAAAGTTCGGGAAATTGCACCCAATGAATTCCCCGTTAACAGTACAATGAACAACTTTTGTGGACTCATACAAGGcaataatagaaaaaataatgacacCAAAAAATCAGGCGCCAATTTGGTTAATATAAATTGCGAGGGCAGGGGTGTTGATCACAACCAAGGTTCGAACAACTATAAGGGAATGTACACGATGGACGGGGATGGTACAGAACGGGCAAATGAATCGGTCCAATATAACTGCGATGAAAACTATAGCAAGGAAATTCCGGCTAAAGTAAACTACCACAGTGTATTTTCGTCGCGTATTCGAAAtgtgaaaggagaaaagtacAGCTACTTGAAAAAGTCCAAGAAATGTTCTAACCTTGCCAATGTGAACTCCGATGCTCATGTAGAAACGGATGGTGATTATGGTGGAAGCTACCAGAGGAAGGACGAGTCGGCTAATTCTCAAATGAAGGACCCGCTTAGATACAAAGGGGGTAAATCTCACAAGGAAGAATCCATTAATGGTAAAAAtggcaaaggggaaaatgtttTTGAAGAATATGACAAAGGAAGTGATGTGAGTTACCCCGATGAGGGGCACGATCGTCAGGGTCAAGAAAATCCATCTCGCGAATTTCACCAATCCTGTCAATCTGCTCAGTCTGATAAATCTCACCAATCGCACCAAGTAGATATGCTGACAAATCTCCCACCAGAGGTATTCCAAGCTGGTTGCACTAGCAATAACGCTCCCGCACGGTATGTGCATAAACGCTATAGCCGTAAcggagaaggggaagtggAACAGTTCtacaaagtggaagaagacgaaaaatCTCACGTGGCAGACCATACGCATGAGTTAAATGAGAATGAACAGAAagatgaacaaaattattgCGACCAGTGgaatgaacattttttaaatgcactGAATGAtgttaaaaggaaattgAAGCAAGCTTCCAATAAAGGAGACTATTCGAAAAGTGGCTCATGTTCTGTATCGGCGAAAGACGTTATGAATGTGGAACACGAGATGGAAAATTTTACCAAGAACAAAAATAGTTTATACCTGAACAACTATGAAGAAATAAGCAAAGCCATTTTTAACATAACAGATAATCCCAAAATTGATGATCTTACGAAGAAGAAGCTGCTGAGTAGGATTGAgaactccttttttacagATAAGAATGACATCATGCCACTGTTGcatggagaaggagaaggggatgCGATGCAGGGAGAAATGCACCAGGGGGACTACATGGAAGTTCTGGCGGAACAGGAAGAAGTTGTAAAAGGTGTCTCCAGATGCGGTTCCAAATGCGGTTCCAAATGCGGTTCCAAATGCGGTTCCAAATGTGGTTCCAAATGTGGTTCCAGAAATGAGGCAATGGGGGGGACAAGAAATAGCAACAAGAGTCTCCCTAAGAATGGCACAAGAATCGTACACCAGGGTGATCACCAGGAACGGTTGGGTTACTTCAATCAAGGCGAAAGTGtcagaagaagcaaaaaaaatgaattcaaAGTTCAGCACACTTCCTATCCCATCGATGGTGTGAGAAACCGGAATTCGAACGAATGCTTCGGCGAGCACTTCGATGAATGCTTCGATGAAAATTTTGGCAAGAGATGTTCTACATTACAACAGATGATGGGGCCCCACGAGGGACAACAGTCGGGTGGAAATGCCGATTATGCTTATGAGGAGAGTAAGGCGCACTTGTACGATATGAATGGAAAGGAgaacacaaaaaatgttcgtgttaaaggaagaagaaataagaGATCCAAAAAAAGCATGAATGTTACAGAcgaaagaggaagagaagacgAAGCGTTACAACTGGTGGGTGAAGGTATGAAGGAGAAGTATGAGACATGTGATGGGATAAGAAATGGAATGAGTGGTGCCGATAACGGTAACGCTGTGAGTAGCGAAAACATCAGCGTTGTTAGTAGTGGCaagaatgaaggaaattaCGTAGACGAGATGAACATCAACCTAACACATAAAAATTTGGTGCAGGAAGGCCCAGTGAAGGCCCCCCTAGGTAGTAGAACacttaaaaggggaaaacgaCCTAATAATTTTAAGGAGAATAATGACCATGGGGAATTGAAGAAAGTAGCAGCGAGAAAGTGCGAAAGGGCCAAAGAGGTGGAGAAGTACGGAAGGGAAGTAATCGACCATGCTGATGATCGTCTCTTTCTGTATAGCAATGTTGGCAGGGGTAGCAGCCTCGGAAGCGGATACACAGCTGGCGGTGAGACGAACGTGAACAACGAAGAATTCTCGAGCAGAAAGTTTCACCCCGAAGGGAAGAAGCACTCGACGCAGTACGTCAGCATGAAGGATGAGGCATATCCATCCGTGGAAACGAACAAGTCCGTGTAcccaagaaaaagaacagaacatgaggaggaagacctGAGTCTAGTTAGCGTACGAAACGAATACGACGATGGTAGAGAAATGGCAAGCACCATGAGCAGGTACAAATCTGATGATATATTCATTAAGAAATATGATTTaacaaatgatgaaaagaagcaGAAGTTGTACTTAGCCGATATTATGCGAAGCAATGAATTGAAACAAATGAACGACAGCTACTTTAAGTTGAGCTCGAACTTCCCAAGTAACCTCCTAAGTACCAGTACTAGCAGCAGCTATAGCAATGACAACCTGAGGGGCAGCACCAACAACTACAGTTTTAATGAACTTTCTTCCAACACATTAACAAGCAAATTTCATTTGGATGAGAGCATGCCCAGCAATATGAATCTGAGCTCACAAATGTATAGAAATAACTACAGCTCttatgagaagaagaaaaaaaaatcagacaAGAGAAATTTGAGCAGTTTATACAACAATACACCCACGACATATGCCACGTGCATGAATGACAGTAGTAGCACAACAATGAAGTTGATCGACCATGACATCAGCAACGATGAGATTATGAATCAGAAGGCTAAGAATTATATTATGTCTGTGAACGGGCAGAACGACAAAGAGGGTGTGAAAGACAATCAAAACGCTGATATGCATATGGAGTATCTCACGAAGGAAATCAttaaagggaataaaaatattattaacttgaataaaaaaacggGAGATAATAAGATGCAGGGGGAGAAGAACGATATGCTGGTGATTCCCGAAGGCACTCCATTGAGCGATGCTCTTAGCAGCAACCCCAATTTACCGTACGGGTTGATTGTGGATGGTGTTGATGATCACATCGGTAGCCACACAATTCATGCGAACCGTACAAACCTTACGAACAGCAACGTTGGAAACGATAATGTCCACGTGGAAGCATCTGTAAAGGGATATGCAGAAAGATTGAACGAAAAGGAACTAGCCGAGGATGGTAAGAACCACAGTGAGAATGGAAAATACTTAAATTtcctgaagaagaaaatatcttCCTCGCATTCGGACCATAAAGGATCCGACGTGTCTAATCATATGAGACATAACATGCTGCATCAAATTGATGTGAAGAGCGAAAATGAATTCTTGCTGAACAGAAACAACAGTTTGAATTTAAATTTTGGAGAACTCTCACAAGGAATGTTGGACTATGATAATATGGAGGATGAGCACAGTGGTGTTAATAGTAGCAGGAACCACGCATACGATGGCATGGTCCGAGTTAAGGATGAGAAGATGTGCAACTCCAATTTCTCCGATCAGGTTAAAATGTCTGAGAGCTTTGGTCAGCAGATGGTCATCGATGCAATGGCGCCAACGGACAAGGAGGAGCAACTGGGAGAGGATGCTGCAAATGGAACAATTAGTGAAACTGTCAGTGGAACGATTATGGGGGCGATTGATGGATCACCTACCGACCAGGCTGTTGGTTTGCCCAGTGATGCCCCTAACGAACCATCGAACCCCAGTGGGTCGAGcccaaaaaatgaaattgacATATCAATTTGCACGCTGGCCAACTGTCCCACACACAACCCTCAAgtttacacaaaaaatggtTCTAGAAAAGGAGACGGGCAAGGAGAGGGAGGAATGAtgcaagaagaaaatgatgaattgAAGAGAATCCCTGGAGTTTATTACGACAAAAATTCACAGAGATGGTTTGGAGAACACAAAATAAACGGTGTAAAATGTGCCCAAAGTTTTGCTGTGAAAAAACATGGATGTGAAGAAGCGAAAAGACTAGCAATAGAATGGAAGAAAGCAAGAATAAGGGGAGAAGTATGGGATCgatttataaataaaaaaaagaaaagtagtAACAGCCCCAACTGTGTGAATAAGACAGCCAAGACTAGCCGACCATCTGTGGAAGAATTACGAATAAAGTACCTATCCATGAGTAAGAACATGCCGAAGGTTAGAGGAGTGTGGTTTAACTCGACTCCACAAAGAATGGGATGGGTAGGACAAGCATACAAAAAGTGTAAACGAATTGAAAGAATATTCTCTGTTAATAAGTACGGTTTCGAAGGTGCAAGAAAATTAGCCATTGCATTTAGAAATTCACAGAAACCGTCCAACGAAGATAGCGATGAAGACAGTTGGTCTAAGAATGATAAAATGGCCATAGAAGGTGGagaggaaaatttaaataattatGAATACAAGAATGAATACTCAGGGTCGAACGAATtaacaattaaaaataataacagcAGTAGTAGTAGCAGTAACGAAATTAATCATACCAAAATAGAAACGAAAGATACCAGAATAAATCTCTGTAGAGATGCtatccttttcattctgcATGACCTAGAAACCATCCTCGAATTAAACATTCCTATGCTCCATAAAAATGTcaatatttacaaaatttgtaTAAAGCATCACTTAAATTATTTAACTCTCATCAAAAGTGAAGAGCAGATTATTCCTTACCTCAACATTTTTGGGGATTATATTCAAAGATGCATTTTGCCGACTGATTTGCCCTACGCCGAACTCTACGTACTGATAGACTCCCTCGTCCATAATGACATTTTACCTTCATTTGATCACAAGGAAAACTTCTCCGAGTACGCCATGGCGGAGGACCCCGGAATTATTACCCCTTCCATGTTGCTGTGA
- a CDS encoding ribosomal protein L23, mitochondrial, putative: MFLTFVRHTPPKTPRNVFFPWHNFSIHKSGSFLEKNRLALRVPINLTKFEIREYLRKIYNAKVIKVNTLIKVPERRRNLTDYRFNYYRNGPRYKKAIITLEHEVPDSVKMIQSCKNIGRNPYITKKNVIYGVRSDVKITPTRSQLWHMGECRYSWRLPLTNLLADYKMNLNPDLRIDENLVQLAPDVTKPFMHSGISSETFKPNSVAEQTFPKIDLTPWRRQVKKIYESGTLAPPESFPKDAKRHQTIEYAGENKNFKRSSRSSQWKAPS, translated from the exons ATGTTTCTAACCTTCGTGAGGCATACCCCCCCAAAAACTCCAagaaatgtgtttttcccGTGGCACAACTTCAGCATACACAAGTCAGGGAGCTTCCTTGAAAAGAACAGACTAGCACTGAGGGTGCCAATTAATTTAACGAAATTTGAAATTAGAGAGTActtaaggaaaatatataatgccAAGGTTATAAAAGTGAACACATTAATTAAGGTACcagagagaagaagaaatttaaCTGACTATCGTTTCAATTATTATCGAAATGGGCCCAGATATAAAAAGGCAATCATTACATTAGAGCACGAAGTACCTGATAGTGTAAAAATGATTCAGTCttgtaaaaatataggaAGAAATCcatatataacaaaaaaaaatgtcatttaTGGTGTTCGAAGTGATGTGAAAATCACACCTACACGGTCACAACTGTGGCATATGGGCGAATGCAGATATTCTTGGAGGTTACCTCTGACCAATTTACTGGCTGATtataaaatgaatttaaacCCTGACTTAAGGATTGACGAAAACCTTGTTCAACTTGCCCCTGATGTGACCAAACCGTTTATGCATTCGGGCATTTCGTCGGAAACGTTTAAACCGAACAGCGTGGCGGAACAGACCTTTCCTAAG ATCGATTTAACCCCCTGGAGAAgacaagtgaaaaaaatttacgagTCGGGTACGTTAGCACCGCCCGAATCATTTCCCAAGGATGCTAAAAGACATCAAACGATTGAGTATGctggtgaaaataaaaattttaagaggTCATCCAGAAGCAGTCAGTGGAAGGCCCCTTCGTAG